From Cheilinus undulatus linkage group 18, ASM1832078v1, whole genome shotgun sequence, the proteins below share one genomic window:
- the LOC121525930 gene encoding G-protein coupled receptor 151, which translates to MDVNRPANVSYFDFIGGVQLLQGEDTRTAMPVILIGICVSGAVGNLLVLLIFIRDFRNGKGSEVKALLASLASTDLVILLLCAPVRAVTYYKQSWTLGSFVCSTTDWFQHSCVVAKTLILAATTRAKHTLVPSSLSSPTWIHGALAFIWIVSMMFPLPQMLFASLVPQGRDKICVSEMPVCASDFMSLFYKIYPTATFVAPVICTLAYYTKTLHAAVNNAPSPQHQSKVTLVLLCLSGALGLMLLPEWGTFTWIRLGFNKPPVGLIIFAQVLLYACSALSPVILMTMYDDVRQGLITIWFIATCRGSKQIPNSDKKCAKTEGNGAEVGANAVANAVSGEKEKTIPDVEHFWTGRRNTHVEEEQDPVPWEREEKML; encoded by the coding sequence ATGGATGTTAATCGCCCTGCTAATGTCTCCTATTTTGATTTCATTGGAGGAGTTCAACTTCTCCAAGGGGAGGACACCAGAACAGCCATGCCTGTCATCCTGATCGGGATCTGTGTCTCTGGAGCAGTTGGGAATTTGCTCGTTTTGCTGATTTTCATCCGTGATTTCAGAAACGGAAAAGGCTCCGAGGTGAAAGCTCTCCTCGCCTCTCTTGCCTCCACAGACTTGGTGATCTTGCTGCTGTGCGCCCCCGTGCGCGCCGTCACCTACTACAAGCAGAGCTGGACCCTTGGGAGTTTTGTGTGCAGCACCACGGACTGGTTCCAGCACTCGTGCGTGGTTGCAAAGACTTTAATCCTGGCTGCCACCACCAGAGCCAAACACACCTTGGTCCCTAGCTCTCTCTCCAGCCCTACGTGGATCCATGGAGCTCTGGCGTTTATCTGGATCGTGTCCATGATGTTCCCTCTCCCTCAGATGCTTTTTGCTTCTTTGGTGCCGCAAGGACGCGATAAAATCTGCGTCTCTGAGATGCCTGTGTGTGCGTCTGACTTCATGAGTTTGTTCTATAAGATTTATCCAACCGCAACCTTTGTGGCGCCTGTCATCTGCACGCTCGCCTACTACACAAAAACTCTCCATGCTGCCGTGAACAACGCACCCAGCCCTCAGCACCAGAGCAAAGTTACCCTGGTGTTGCTGTGCCTGAGCGGCGCCCTGGGGCTCATGCTTCTGCCAGAGTGGGGGACTTTCACTTGGATCAGACTTGGCTTCAATAAACCTCCTGTGGGTCTCATCATCTTTGCACAAGTCCTCCTTTACGCATGCAGTGCGCTCTCTCCAGTGATACTCATGACCATGTATGACGATGTGCGCCAAGGACTCATCACCATCTGGTTCATCGCAACCTGTAGAGGCTCCAAACAGATCCCCAACAGCGACAAGAAGTGCGCCAAAACGGAAGGAAACGGAGCGGAAGTCGGAGCCAACGCCGTCGCCAACGCTGTCTCCGGGGAAAAGGAGAAGACCATCCCGGACGTAGAGCACTTTTGGACAGGGCGCAGGAATACGCACGTCGAGGAGGAGCAGGATCCGGTTCcatgggagagagaggagaagatgTTGTAG